The following proteins are encoded in a genomic region of Pelodictyon phaeoclathratiforme BU-1:
- a CDS encoding NADH-quinone oxidoreductase subunit J family protein: protein MSNPTYTVIFYLFAAITLFSAAFVVFTRNVIYSAFSLLFTFFGVAALYVFLSADFIAVTQVVVYVGGILVLLLFGVMFTNSIMHVGQKSEVLHIIPGTLLLAAIVGGLLYTFYTTHGWMPSETMLQGSIVERIGFETMSRYVLPFEMVSILLLAALIGAAFLARFDKPGK, encoded by the coding sequence ATGAGTAACCCAACCTATACGGTCATCTTTTATCTCTTTGCGGCCATAACGCTCTTTTCAGCCGCCTTTGTCGTCTTTACGCGGAATGTTATCTATTCTGCTTTTTCGCTGCTCTTCACTTTTTTTGGTGTGGCTGCTCTCTATGTTTTTTTGAGTGCTGATTTCATTGCAGTTACCCAGGTTGTTGTTTATGTGGGTGGTATTCTTGTTCTGCTGCTTTTCGGTGTGATGTTTACCAACAGCATCATGCATGTCGGTCAGAAAAGTGAGGTGCTTCATATCATTCCCGGTACGCTTTTGCTTGCCGCCATTGTTGGAGGCTTGCTCTATACTTTTTATACCACGCATGGATGGATGCCCTCCGAAACCATGCTTCAGGGCAGTATTGTGGAGCGGATTGGATTTGAAACCATGTCACGCTATGTTCTTCCGTTTGAAATGGTCTCGATTCTGCTGCTTGCAGCACTTATCGGGGCAGCATTTCTCGCGCGTTTCGACAAGCCTGGTAAATAA
- a CDS encoding NADH-quinone oxidoreductase subunit B — protein sequence MGLLDAGITQHNVLITSVDNVLNWARLSSLWPMGFGLACCAIEMMATNASNYDLERFGIFPRSSPRQSDLMIVAGTVTMKMAERVIRLYEQMPEPRYVLSMGSCSNCGGPYWEHGYHVLKGVDRVIPVDVFVPGCPPRPESLIGGLMKVQELIRMEQIGLSRADALKKLAEKSVDPQFVIERERKAAGA from the coding sequence ATGGGTTTACTTGATGCCGGGATAACACAGCACAATGTGCTGATAACATCGGTTGACAATGTTTTGAACTGGGCTCGGCTCTCTTCGCTCTGGCCTATGGGTTTTGGTCTCGCATGTTGTGCTATCGAGATGATGGCGACCAATGCCTCCAATTACGATTTGGAGCGTTTTGGTATTTTCCCTCGTTCCTCTCCCCGTCAGTCCGATCTGATGATTGTTGCCGGTACCGTAACCATGAAGATGGCGGAACGGGTTATTCGTCTCTACGAGCAGATGCCTGAACCTCGTTATGTGTTATCGATGGGAAGCTGTTCCAACTGCGGCGGTCCGTACTGGGAGCATGGCTATCATGTGCTTAAGGGGGTTGATCGTGTTATTCCTGTTGATGTTTTTGTACCAGGATGTCCTCCAAGACCTGAGTCACTTATTGGTGGTTTGATGAAGGTTCAGGAGCTTATCCGGATGGAGCAGATTGGTCTTTCAAGGGCGGACGCACTGAAGAAGCTGGCTGAAAAAAGTGTTGATCCCCAGTTTGTTATTGAGCGGGAGCGTAAGGCTGCCGGAGCATAA
- a CDS encoding NADH-quinone oxidoreductase subunit C, which translates to MEEGKVVSRSAAESAAAYAIIQERFGSAVSAFDANETMPFFEVLNTDLWVDIALFMRDHAKLKFNYMACLSGVDYQAEEKVGIVCNLESLGLFNHKLAVKVKCARDGGFIPSVACVWHTANWHEREAYDMFGMVFTGHPDPRRILCPEDWEGFPLRKDYKVQESYHGIKVPY; encoded by the coding sequence ATGGAAGAAGGTAAGGTTGTTTCGCGGTCGGCAGCAGAGAGTGCAGCGGCTTATGCGATTATCCAGGAACGATTTGGTTCTGCAGTGTCGGCTTTCGATGCCAATGAGACCATGCCGTTTTTTGAGGTTCTCAACACAGATCTCTGGGTTGATATCGCCCTCTTCATGCGTGATCATGCAAAGCTCAAGTTTAATTACATGGCCTGCCTGAGTGGTGTGGATTATCAGGCCGAGGAGAAAGTAGGTATTGTCTGCAATCTTGAATCTCTTGGCTTATTCAATCATAAGCTGGCTGTCAAGGTGAAGTGTGCCCGTGATGGTGGATTCATACCGAGTGTTGCCTGTGTCTGGCATACAGCCAACTGGCATGAAAGGGAGGCTTATGATATGTTCGGCATGGTTTTTACCGGCCATCCCGATCCGAGAAGAATTCTTTGTCCCGAGGACTGGGAAGGTTTTCCGCTCCGCAAGGATTATAAGGTGCAGGAGAGCTATCACGGAATAAAGGTACCCTACTAA
- a CDS encoding 4Fe-4S dicluster domain-containing protein gives MSEYFGNIKTGAVTIAAGMGITLKHFFNAIHRKGDAGLDDVDYFRQVDGLCTLQYPREVIPTPKHGRYRLYNKIEDCIGCGQCVRACPISCITMETIKVAPDDMALCGKTSDGQQKKFWIPVFDIDVAKCMTCGICTTVCPTECLVHTPVSDFSEFDRSNFIYHFGNLSHLEAEAKRRKLAEIQAKAQAEKEKKAAEALKASKGGESGEPINVL, from the coding sequence ATGAGTGAGTATTTCGGGAATATAAAAACCGGAGCAGTTACGATTGCTGCCGGCATGGGAATCACCCTGAAGCATTTTTTCAATGCCATCCATCGCAAAGGTGATGCTGGTCTTGATGATGTAGATTATTTCCGTCAGGTTGACGGTCTCTGCACCCTGCAGTATCCGAGGGAGGTGATCCCCACACCAAAGCATGGTCGCTACCGTCTTTATAATAAAATTGAAGATTGTATCGGTTGCGGTCAGTGTGTCAGGGCATGTCCGATTTCCTGTATTACTATGGAGACTATCAAAGTTGCTCCGGATGATATGGCGCTTTGTGGAAAAACCTCCGATGGACAGCAGAAAAAGTTCTGGATTCCTGTTTTTGATATCGATGTGGCAAAGTGCATGACCTGCGGTATTTGCACAACAGTCTGTCCGACCGAATGTCTTGTGCATACTCCGGTAAGTGATTTTTCTGAGTTTGACCGAAGCAATTTTATCTATCATTTCGGAAACCTTTCCCATCTTGAGGCTGAGGCCAAACGTCGCAAGCTTGCTGAAATCCAGGCCAAGGCGCAGGCGGAAAAGGAGAAGAAGGCAGCGGAGGCCCTTAAGGCAAGCAAGGGCGGAGAATCAGGCGAACCAATTAATGTGCTCTAA
- a CDS encoding NADH-quinone oxidoreductase subunit A, with amino-acid sequence MDQTLSNFGNVFAFLALGVVFVAGGYLTARMLRPSRPNPAKNSTYECGEEAVGSAWVKFNIRFYVVALIFIIFDVEVVFLYPWATVFKQLGEFALIEALVFAGILVLGLAYAWVKGDLDWVRPTPNIPKMPEMPSGKSGALRG; translated from the coding sequence ATGGATCAGACCCTGAGTAATTTTGGCAATGTCTTTGCCTTCCTCGCCCTCGGAGTTGTCTTTGTAGCCGGTGGTTATCTGACAGCTCGAATGCTGCGCCCAAGCAGACCGAATCCAGCCAAAAACTCAACCTATGAGTGTGGCGAAGAGGCTGTAGGCAGTGCCTGGGTAAAGTTCAATATCCGGTTTTATGTTGTAGCTCTTATCTTCATCATTTTTGATGTTGAGGTTGTGTTTCTTTACCCTTGGGCGACCGTGTTCAAGCAACTTGGCGAATTTGCGCTGATTGAGGCTCTTGTTTTTGCCGGTATCCTTGTGCTTGGTCTTGCTTATGCCTGGGTAAAGGGGGATCTGGATTGGGTAAGGCCTACTCCAAATATTCCGAAAATGCCTGAAATGCCGTCAGGAAAGTCAGGCGCTCTCAGGGGTTAA
- a CDS encoding HIT family protein, whose translation MNRMYSPWREVYMQSFKDDKPAAEDGKSVFADIPPEEDEKRFVLYRAKKCFIIMNLYPYNCGHLMVIPYQQTPDLLELDKETKLELMELTDLSIRALKLTVRPQGFNVGVNLGSIAGGSIDNHIHFHIVPRWEGDTNFMPVLADAKVLSNDMRSTYKSLKKAFTDLTQAEEQ comes from the coding sequence ATGAACAGAATGTATTCACCATGGCGTGAAGTTTACATGCAGTCTTTCAAGGATGACAAGCCTGCTGCTGAAGATGGTAAATCGGTTTTTGCCGATATTCCCCCGGAGGAAGATGAAAAGCGCTTTGTTCTTTACAGGGCAAAAAAATGCTTCATCATCATGAACCTCTACCCCTACAACTGCGGGCATCTCATGGTGATTCCCTATCAGCAGACCCCCGACCTGTTAGAGCTTGACAAGGAGACAAAACTTGAGCTCATGGAGTTGACCGATCTCTCCATCAGGGCTTTGAAACTTACCGTTCGGCCCCAAGGGTTCAATGTCGGTGTTAATCTTGGAAGTATCGCCGGAGGAAGCATCGATAACCATATCCATTTCCACATTGTTCCACGCTGGGAAGGTGACACCAATTTCATGCCCGTCCTCGCCGACGCAAAAGTTCTCAGCAATGATATGCGCTCCACCTATAAGAGCCTGAAAAAAGCCTTCACTGACCTTACCCAGGCAGAAGAACAATAG
- the nuoK gene encoding NADH-quinone oxidoreductase subunit NuoK, which produces MEQLTTIGLNHYLTISAFLLGFGLFAVMTRRNAIVVLMGVELILNAANINFLAFSKYNGGMEGVMFALFIIVIAAAEAAIALAIVINIYKIFKSVDVSSIDSMKE; this is translated from the coding sequence ATGGAACAGTTGACGACTATTGGACTCAATCATTACCTGACAATATCGGCCTTTCTGCTGGGTTTCGGCCTTTTTGCCGTCATGACCCGGAGAAATGCCATCGTTGTCCTGATGGGTGTTGAGCTTATTCTTAATGCGGCCAACATCAATTTTCTGGCATTCTCAAAATATAACGGTGGGATGGAAGGAGTGATGTTTGCTCTCTTTATTATTGTTATCGCCGCCGCTGAAGCTGCCATTGCTCTCGCTATCGTGATCAATATTTACAAGATATTCAAGAGCGTCGATGTTTCAAGTATTGATTCAATGAAAGAGTAA
- the nuoH gene encoding NADH-quinone oxidoreductase subunit NuoH — protein MSSTALSQFSMPFLMGNSLNSWSEALAGFYLFGLPLGLVILAAIPLVFIALYSLTYGVYGERKISAFMQDRLGPMEVGKWGILQTIADILKLLQKEDIVPASADKFLFVIGPGVLFVGSFLAFAVLPFSSAFIGASLNVGLFFAIGIVAIEVVGILAAGWGSNNKWSLYGAVRSVAQIVSYEIPAAIALLCGAMMAGTLDMQQITVLQSGTWGFAHFFLFQSPIAWLPFLIYFIASLAEVNRAPFDIPEAESELVAGYFTEYTGMKFAVIFLAEYGSMFMVSAIISIVFLGGWNSPLPNLGAIALNDWTNGPVWGAFWIISKGFFFIFVQMWLRWTLPRLRVDQLMYLCWKVLTPFAFISFVLTAIWEVYVP, from the coding sequence ATGAGTTCAACGGCTTTATCGCAATTTAGCATGCCTTTTCTTATGGGTAACAGTCTCAATTCCTGGTCGGAAGCTCTTGCCGGGTTCTATCTTTTTGGCTTGCCACTTGGGTTAGTTATTCTCGCAGCCATTCCCCTTGTCTTTATTGCACTCTACTCGCTGACTTACGGTGTCTATGGTGAACGGAAGATTTCAGCGTTCATGCAGGATCGCCTTGGTCCTATGGAGGTTGGCAAATGGGGTATTCTGCAGACGATTGCCGATATTCTGAAACTTCTGCAGAAAGAGGATATCGTTCCTGCATCAGCCGACAAGTTCCTTTTTGTTATTGGCCCTGGTGTACTTTTTGTTGGCTCTTTCCTTGCTTTTGCTGTTCTTCCTTTCAGTTCCGCCTTTATCGGGGCAAGCCTGAATGTCGGGTTGTTTTTTGCAATCGGCATTGTGGCAATTGAAGTTGTTGGTATTCTTGCTGCCGGTTGGGGTTCCAACAACAAGTGGTCGCTTTATGGAGCGGTCCGCAGCGTTGCCCAGATTGTGAGTTATGAAATTCCTGCAGCAATTGCGCTTCTTTGTGGTGCGATGATGGCTGGTACACTTGATATGCAGCAGATTACCGTTTTGCAGTCGGGCACCTGGGGATTTGCACACTTTTTCCTCTTTCAGTCGCCGATTGCCTGGCTTCCATTCCTCATCTATTTTATCGCTTCGCTTGCTGAAGTGAACCGTGCTCCATTTGATATTCCGGAAGCAGAATCGGAACTGGTTGCGGGTTACTTTACTGAATACACTGGCATGAAGTTCGCCGTTATTTTTCTTGCTGAATATGGCAGCATGTTCATGGTTTCAGCCATTATCTCCATTGTCTTTCTTGGTGGATGGAATTCTCCTCTGCCTAACCTCGGAGCAATTGCCCTTAACGACTGGACAAACGGGCCTGTTTGGGGTGCATTCTGGATTATATCGAAAGGGTTCTTCTTTATTTTCGTGCAGATGTGGCTTCGCTGGACTCTTCCCCGTTTGAGGGTTGACCAGTTGATGTACCTCTGCTGGAAAGTATTGACGCCGTTTGCCTTTATCAGTTTTGTGCTGACCGCAATATGGGAAGTGTATGTCCCTTAA
- a CDS encoding IS3 family transposase (programmed frameshift): protein MTKRTRKNFSSDFKAKVALEAIQGVKTLNEIGQEFGVHPVQVGKWKKELQEQASSLFEAKRGPKPVEPAADPEKLYTEIGRLKVELDWLKKKFRTVPMSVRRWWVSDKEPLPVAKQCVLVSVNRSTIYLPSIVLFPDAEDLQLLELIDKEYTKHPFYGSRKIMHYLRSEGYQINRKRVQRLMRRLGLAGMAPGPNTSKPHPEHKIYPYLLRGVDVTKPNQVWSTDITYIRLPKGFMYLVAVIDWYSRKVLSWRLSNSMESTFCVDCLQEALRKYGTPDIFNTDQGAQFTSAAFVGALTEHPSISISMDGRGRALDNIFVERLWRSVKYEDIYLKGYSTAAELQCGLKEYFVLFNVERQHQSLGYSTPDKVYRTAVGGGARIVDKYNKNKQTEELKVKEGQRLSAA from the exons ATGACAAAAAGGACACGAAAAAATTTCAGCAGTGACTTTAAGGCCAAGGTGGCACTTGAGGCTATTCAAGGGGTCAAGACGCTGAATGAAATCGGTCAGGAATTTGGAGTACACCCCGTTCAGGTCGGTAAGTGGAAGAAAGAGTTGCAGGAACAGGCATCAAGCTTGTTTGAAGCCAAACGGGGTCCAAAACCAGTTGAACCGGCTGCAGATCCTGAAAAGCTTTATACGGAAATCGGGCGGTTAAAGGTCGAGCTGGATTGGCTTAAAAAAAAGT TCCGGACTGTCCCTATGAGTGTGCGCAGATGGTGGGTCAGCGACAAAGAGCCATTGCCGGTGGCAAAGCAATGCGTCCTTGTGTCCGTTAATCGTTCGACGATATATTTGCCGTCTATCGTGTTGTTTCCTGATGCAGAAGACTTGCAGTTGCTTGAACTGATTGACAAGGAGTACACCAAGCATCCATTTTATGGTAGTCGTAAAATCATGCACTATCTTCGTAGCGAGGGTTACCAGATCAACCGGAAACGGGTTCAGCGGCTTATGCGAAGGTTGGGTCTGGCCGGTATGGCACCGGGCCCCAACACCAGCAAACCGCATCCGGAGCACAAGATCTACCCCTATCTCTTGCGGGGAGTTGATGTCACAAAACCCAACCAAGTCTGGTCGACTGACATCACCTATATTCGCCTTCCAAAGGGCTTTATGTATCTGGTGGCAGTCATCGACTGGTATTCCCGGAAAGTACTCTCCTGGCGATTATCGAACTCGATGGAAAGCACCTTTTGCGTTGACTGTCTGCAAGAAGCGTTACGAAAATACGGGACACCCGATATCTTCAACACCGATCAAGGCGCCCAGTTTACGAGTGCCGCCTTTGTCGGAGCGCTCACGGAGCACCCATCCATCAGTATTAGCATGGATGGACGTGGCCGAGCACTGGACAACATCTTTGTCGAACGACTCTGGAGGAGTGTCAAATATGAGGATATATATCTCAAAGGTTACTCCACCGCAGCAGAATTACAGTGCGGATTAAAGGAATATTTTGTATTGTTCAACGTTGAAAGGCAGCATCAGTCGTTGGGCTACAGTACGCCAGATAAGGTTTACCGGACAGCCGTTGGAGGTGGTGCAAGAATAGTTGACAAGTATAACAAGAACAAGCAGACAGAAGAGTTAAAGGTAAAAGAGGGGCAGCGCCTTTCCGCTGCATGA
- a CDS encoding NADH-quinone oxidoreductase subunit D: MQELDIAGVGSVRVTRKNDNVVVIEKDLATEQMILAMGPQHPSTHGVLKLECLTDGEVITEAEPYLGYLHRCFEKSCEHVDYPAIVPYTDRLDYLASMNSEQAYAMAVEKLLDIEIPRRVEFIRVIVAELNRIASHLVAIGTYGIDLGAFTPFLFCFRDREIILGLLEWASGARMLYNYIWIGGLAYDVPSDFFKRVGEFVTYFRPKAVELCNLLTENEIFVKRTRGIGIMPADVAINYGWSGPMLRGSGVKWDLRRNDPYSVYPELDFSVPVPDGKVSVVGDCLSRHLVRAYEMDESLKIIEQCIDKMPTAEGFNPRSAIPKRIRPKAGEVYARAENPRGELGFYIMSDGKSTKPLRCKARSSCFVNLSAMKDLSKGQLIPDLVAIIGSIDIVLGEVDR, encoded by the coding sequence ATGCAGGAATTAGATATAGCCGGAGTGGGTTCGGTCAGGGTTACCCGAAAAAACGACAATGTCGTTGTGATTGAAAAAGATCTTGCTACAGAGCAGATGATCCTTGCCATGGGCCCGCAGCATCCTTCAACCCATGGTGTTCTCAAGCTGGAGTGTCTTACCGATGGTGAGGTGATTACCGAGGCGGAGCCCTATCTTGGTTACCTCCACCGCTGTTTTGAAAAGTCTTGTGAGCATGTTGACTATCCGGCTATTGTGCCTTATACCGACCGCCTCGACTATCTGGCCAGCATGAACAGTGAGCAGGCTTACGCTATGGCCGTTGAGAAGCTTCTTGATATTGAGATCCCCCGCCGAGTCGAATTTATCCGTGTTATTGTTGCCGAGCTGAACCGGATAGCTTCACACCTTGTTGCTATCGGTACTTATGGAATTGATCTTGGCGCATTTACGCCTTTCCTTTTCTGTTTTCGTGATCGTGAAATTATTCTTGGTCTCCTTGAATGGGCATCAGGAGCCCGAATGCTCTATAATTATATATGGATCGGTGGTCTCGCCTATGATGTGCCTTCTGATTTTTTCAAGAGGGTCGGGGAGTTCGTCACTTATTTCAGGCCTAAAGCGGTAGAGCTTTGCAACCTGCTTACCGAGAACGAGATTTTTGTCAAACGAACCAGAGGGATCGGTATCATGCCAGCGGACGTTGCTATCAACTATGGCTGGTCGGGTCCCATGCTTCGCGGTTCAGGTGTCAAGTGGGATTTACGGAGAAACGACCCTTATTCGGTCTATCCGGAGCTTGACTTTTCTGTTCCGGTGCCCGATGGCAAGGTTTCTGTGGTTGGTGACTGCCTTTCGCGCCATCTGGTGCGTGCCTATGAGATGGACGAGAGCCTTAAAATTATTGAGCAATGTATCGACAAGATGCCAACTGCTGAGGGTTTCAATCCGAGATCGGCCATTCCTAAACGGATCCGTCCTAAAGCAGGCGAAGTGTATGCCCGCGCAGAGAATCCCCGTGGCGAGCTTGGTTTTTACATTATGAGTGATGGAAAATCGACAAAACCTCTTCGTTGCAAGGCGCGTTCATCCTGCTTTGTCAACCTTTCAGCAATGAAGGACCTTTCAAAAGGCCAATTGATACCCGATCTTGTTGCTATTATTGGCAGTATCGATATCGTTCTTGGGGAGGTTGATAGATGA
- a CDS encoding tetratricopeptide repeat protein, whose protein sequence is MNAVLDKEREQLELALREEPGNTAHQYALALLYIDLQRNTEAIELLDRCIKVRPRDPEALYARAVTNISMGVYRKAACDLLKTIVLDRGCIPAYKHLGFVQFTLGKEEAALKTLKRALEIDPDYVEIYCVLGDAYLDLGEYDKAKEAFEKALDLEPENAEAHSKSAMYYLARGDMKGLKREYELLKTLDAALAEQIGSLFF, encoded by the coding sequence TTGAACGCTGTACTTGACAAAGAGAGAGAGCAACTGGAGCTGGCACTTCGGGAGGAGCCCGGGAATACCGCTCACCAATATGCTCTGGCGTTACTCTATATTGACCTTCAGCGCAACACGGAGGCAATTGAGCTGCTCGACCGCTGCATTAAGGTCAGGCCTCGTGACCCGGAGGCCCTCTATGCACGTGCGGTCACCAATATTTCGATGGGTGTTTATCGAAAAGCGGCCTGTGATCTGCTGAAAACCATTGTGCTCGACAGGGGCTGTATACCGGCATACAAACATCTTGGTTTTGTACAGTTTACGCTTGGCAAGGAAGAGGCGGCTTTGAAGACGCTGAAGAGAGCGCTGGAGATTGACCCTGACTATGTTGAAATTTATTGCGTTTTGGGCGATGCCTATCTTGATCTTGGTGAGTATGACAAGGCAAAGGAGGCTTTTGAAAAAGCGCTTGATCTTGAACCTGAAAATGCTGAAGCACACAGCAAGAGCGCCATGTATTATTTGGCGAGAGGGGATATGAAAGGGCTGAAAAGGGAGTATGAATTATTAAAAACGCTCGATGCAGCATTGGCTGAGCAGATCGGAAGCCTCTTTTTTTAA
- a CDS encoding class I SAM-dependent methyltransferase: METVPCPISGSTNFTPCLQVPDRFDSTGKERWQLLRSSASGLIMLNPRPDSSEIARHYHSEHYDPHLLAQNNPSFRDRAYLAARSLLLGYRASLILRECRTPLRQVRVLEIGCSTGDLLNYFHRRKRIPLHNLAGVEPDSEAAAYARERFRLNISPSLSDATDKERVFDRIVLWHTLEHIHTIHDTLDYAAKQLAKEGVLIIALPNPESYDAKQYKENWIAWDAPRHLYHFVPETLEKLLEQHNLRVVNRQPYLPDSLYNTLYSEKLRCKRAKKGFHAPQWGNALLKGVAAAGIGALLPVKASSLIYFVRKSQP; this comes from the coding sequence ATGGAAACCGTTCCCTGCCCGATAAGCGGCTCTACCAACTTCACACCCTGCCTTCAGGTGCCCGACCGTTTCGACTCTACCGGAAAAGAGCGATGGCAGCTTCTGCGATCATCTGCCTCAGGGCTGATTATGCTCAACCCCCGTCCTGACAGCTCCGAAATAGCCCGGCATTATCACTCTGAACACTATGACCCTCACCTGCTGGCACAAAACAACCCCTCCTTCAGAGATAGAGCATACCTCGCCGCACGATCACTCCTTCTTGGTTACCGAGCCTCACTCATCCTGAGAGAGTGCCGGACACCCCTGCGGCAAGTTCGCGTACTTGAAATCGGCTGTTCAACCGGAGATCTCCTGAACTATTTTCACCGACGAAAAAGGATTCCACTCCATAACCTTGCCGGAGTGGAACCCGACAGCGAGGCTGCGGCATACGCAAGGGAGCGCTTCAGACTGAATATCTCCCCTTCACTGAGCGATGCAACAGACAAAGAGAGAGTGTTTGATCGCATTGTATTGTGGCACACCCTGGAGCATATTCACACCATCCACGACACCCTTGATTATGCCGCTAAACAGCTTGCAAAGGAGGGAGTGCTGATTATTGCCCTGCCCAACCCGGAAAGTTATGATGCAAAACAGTACAAGGAAAACTGGATAGCCTGGGACGCACCACGGCATCTCTACCACTTTGTACCCGAAACCCTTGAAAAGCTGCTGGAACAGCATAACCTGCGGGTTGTCAATCGCCAACCCTACCTCCCCGACTCACTCTACAACACCTTGTACAGCGAAAAACTTCGCTGCAAGAGAGCGAAAAAAGGGTTTCATGCTCCGCAATGGGGAAACGCACTGCTAAAAGGAGTTGCAGCAGCAGGTATCGGAGCGCTGCTGCCAGTGAAAGCATCAAGTCTGATTTATTTCGTCAGAAAATCACAGCCATAA
- a CDS encoding ferrochelatase, with amino-acid sequence MKKKRYAVVVTTYGEVEKVTVRNLWPSSRKILKVVTRQIVKIPTAMIYFIADFRSTRHYINWKLNRYCSSLLAINRAQTKIVAAAISESGSPLLAKASITVVDAYYFVPPYLDVMLPQLRHDYDGIVVVPMIPVESAFSCGVACQMVIDLYGDTSFSKVKVMSKLWQKDRLHRIYIEYLFSQLSAPVRLCKGGKIGLVLVIHGTLVKNRAGNPPKLFTGLEETIAFFEVMKRKIMADPENIFHDVRQGCMNHSTGGEWTSDTIEKALLEFKREGYDGVVMFPYGFFADNSETEYDACKELEQAGFPVFQYVRCINDSPAFGRWLADEVLDELQALFNLQSAFESVACKP; translated from the coding sequence GTGAAAAAGAAGCGATATGCCGTTGTGGTCACTACATACGGAGAGGTTGAAAAGGTTACTGTAAGGAACCTCTGGCCGAGTTCACGGAAAATTCTTAAGGTTGTTACTCGCCAGATTGTTAAAATACCGACAGCAATGATCTACTTTATTGCTGATTTTCGTTCAACAAGGCATTATATCAACTGGAAGCTCAATCGTTATTGCTCTTCGCTCCTTGCCATCAATCGTGCCCAGACAAAAATAGTTGCGGCGGCTATTTCTGAAAGCGGGAGCCCTTTGCTTGCAAAGGCTTCTATTACCGTAGTCGATGCCTATTATTTTGTTCCCCCCTATCTCGATGTGATGCTTCCGCAGTTGCGTCATGATTATGACGGTATTGTTGTTGTGCCTATGATCCCTGTGGAATCGGCGTTTTCCTGCGGTGTGGCATGTCAGATGGTTATCGACCTTTATGGTGATACGTCCTTCAGCAAGGTAAAAGTGATGAGCAAACTGTGGCAAAAGGATCGCCTTCACCGTATTTATATTGAGTACCTTTTCAGCCAGCTTTCCGCTCCTGTGCGTCTTTGTAAAGGTGGGAAAATCGGTCTTGTTTTGGTTATTCATGGCACGCTGGTGAAGAATCGTGCAGGAAATCCTCCGAAACTTTTTACCGGTCTTGAGGAGACTATTGCATTTTTTGAGGTGATGAAACGCAAGATCATGGCAGATCCTGAAAATATTTTTCACGATGTGCGTCAGGGTTGCATGAATCATTCGACAGGAGGGGAGTGGACTTCTGATACGATTGAAAAGGCGCTGCTGGAGTTCAAGCGTGAGGGTTATGATGGAGTGGTTATGTTTCCCTATGGCTTTTTTGCCGATAATAGTGAAACCGAGTATGATGCCTGCAAGGAGCTTGAACAGGCCGGATTTCCTGTATTCCAGTATGTCCGCTGTATTAATGATTCCCCGGCATTTGGACGCTGGCTTGCCGATGAGGTGCTCGATGAACTTCAGGCTCTCTTCAATCTGCAGTCAGCTTTTGAGAGTGTTGCATGTAAACCGTAA